The following proteins are encoded in a genomic region of Pirellulales bacterium:
- a CDS encoding DUF1501 domain-containing protein: MSLDEQISRRSLLRLGVGGLGLSLTSLLHARAHAQSIETTGLPPLKACIIVFYYGGPSHLDTYDLKPDAPAEVRGEFQPISTSVPGLFVSEHLPRMARMMHKVALVRSMHHQNRLHDSASTEALTGRQAPTGDREEFAPIKQVFPSYGAALTYLRRAQNLDVPHAALPYVFHNVIDVPCQGGGFLGSSFDPLQITVDPDKRVYNAGALALPAGESAKSLDDRRHLLAALQAATQAAGPSSPVARWQSTSEKAYQLLGSESLRQALDLSQESSSTRDRYGYGPPPAAVGSGGGGGNGAEMGFARQMRGQNLLLARRLVESGVPFVNVFDFRQQGQNWDAHHQNFEQHKSHLLPLADQSLSALIEDLDQRGLLDTTLVVAMGEFGRTPKINNNGGRDHWPDCYTVSLAGGGVHGGAVFGASDKTGAFPARDPVTPADLAATIFWRFGIDPTSEIHDLTGRPWRIADGQPIRSLFA, encoded by the coding sequence ATGTCCCTCGACGAACAGATCTCGCGCCGCTCGTTGCTGCGGCTCGGGGTCGGTGGACTCGGCTTGAGTCTGACCAGTCTGTTGCACGCGCGCGCTCATGCGCAGTCGATCGAAACCACAGGGCTCCCTCCGCTCAAAGCGTGCATCATCGTCTTTTATTACGGCGGTCCGAGTCACCTCGACACCTACGATCTGAAGCCGGACGCGCCGGCCGAGGTGCGCGGCGAATTCCAGCCGATCTCGACTTCCGTGCCGGGACTCTTCGTCAGCGAGCATCTGCCGCGGATGGCCCGCATGATGCACAAGGTGGCGCTGGTGCGCAGCATGCACCATCAGAACCGGTTGCACGATTCGGCATCTACCGAAGCGCTGACCGGTCGGCAGGCTCCGACCGGCGATCGCGAGGAGTTTGCCCCGATCAAGCAAGTGTTTCCCAGCTACGGCGCGGCGTTGACTTATCTGCGACGTGCCCAAAACCTTGACGTACCACATGCGGCTTTGCCGTACGTGTTTCATAATGTCATCGACGTCCCCTGCCAGGGAGGCGGATTTCTCGGGTCGAGTTTTGATCCGCTACAAATCACCGTCGATCCGGACAAACGCGTCTATAACGCCGGAGCGCTGGCATTGCCCGCCGGCGAATCGGCGAAATCGCTGGACGATCGCCGCCACTTGCTGGCCGCTCTGCAAGCGGCGACCCAGGCGGCCGGCCCCTCGTCTCCGGTGGCGCGCTGGCAATCGACCAGCGAGAAGGCTTATCAACTGCTGGGATCGGAATCGTTACGACAGGCCCTCGATCTTTCACAGGAATCGTCGTCGACGCGCGATCGCTATGGCTACGGTCCGCCCCCTGCGGCGGTCGGCTCGGGCGGTGGCGGCGGCAATGGCGCCGAGATGGGGTTCGCGCGCCAGATGCGCGGTCAGAATCTTCTGTTGGCGCGGCGATTGGTCGAATCGGGTGTGCCGTTCGTCAACGTGTTCGATTTCCGGCAGCAAGGGCAGAACTGGGACGCACATCATCAGAACTTCGAGCAGCATAAGTCGCACCTGCTGCCGCTGGCGGATCAGTCGCTGTCGGCGCTGATCGAGGATTTGGATCAGCGCGGCCTGCTCGACACGACTTTGGTCGTCGCGATGGGTGAGTTCGGCCGCACGCCAAAGATCAACAACAACGGTGGCCGCGACCACTGGCCCGACTGCTATACCGTATCGTTGGCCGGCGGTGGCGTTCACGGCGGTGCGGTTTTCGGCGCGAGCGATAAAACCGGGGCCTTTCCGGCCCGCGACCCGGTGACGCCCGCCGATCTGGCCGCCACGATCTTTTGGCGTTTTGGCATCGATCCAACGTCTGAGATTCATGACCTCACCGGTCGGCCCTGGCGCATCGCGGACGG